A single region of the Salvia splendens isolate huo1 chromosome 18, SspV2, whole genome shotgun sequence genome encodes:
- the LOC121775786 gene encoding uncharacterized protein LOC121775786 isoform X2, with translation MGDHIVMLVDQLIPESSLESRIHLQQASPAAPVSVKTSFSFHKMDARTSKLGECRICHDEDEESNMEAPCFCRGSLKRWCNEKGDTTCEICQQVFKPGYTVPPPLFTYGGIPMNFRGNWEISRRDLQNLQFISTDSASDNFLDSDGDEFPVPTSRSVLYCHIIAIIFVVLVVLRHTLPFIVYGPGEYSISVAMLLMLRTIGVFLPIYIMVKALSTVQRRRNRQSPQAQAQFLQIP, from the exons ATGGGGGATCATATTGTGATGCTTGTGGATCAGCTTATCCCCGAATCTAGCCTCGAAAGCAGAATCCATTTGCAGCAAGCCTCGCCGGCTGCTCCTGTATCCGTGAAAACAAGCTTTTCTTTCCACAAGATGGATGCCAGAACAAGCAAGTTGGGAGAGTGCAGGATTTGTCACGATGAAGACGAGGAGTCAAACATGGAGGCGCCCTGCTTCTGTCGCGGGAGCTTGAAG CGATGGTGCAACGAGAAAGGGGATACTACCTGTGAGATTTGCCAACAG GTTTTCAAGCCAGGTTATACGGTACCACCCCCTCTCTTTACTTATGGTGGGATCCCGATGAACTTTAG GGGAAATTGGGAGATATCGAGAAGAGACCTACAAAATCTTCAATTCATATCAACGGACTCCGCCAGTGACAACTTCTTGGATTCAGATGGGGATGAATTCCCAGTCCCCACTTCAAGAAGCGTGCTTTACTGCCATATAATTGCCATCATT TTTGTTGTGCTTGTGGTGCTACGGCATACCCTACCATTCATCGTCTATGGTCCGGGTGAATATTCGATTTCTGTGGCGATG TTGTTGATGTTGCGTACAATCGGAGTTTTCTTGCCTATCTACATTATGGTAAAAGCATTATCAACCGTACAACGCAGACGAAATCGACAG TCTCCACAAGCACAAGCTCAATTCCTCCAAATCCCGTGA
- the LOC121775786 gene encoding uncharacterized protein LOC121775786 isoform X1 — MGDHIVMLVDQLIPESSLESRIHLQQASPAAPVSVKTSFSFHKMDARTSKLGECRICHDEDEESNMEAPCFCRGSLKYAHRKCVQRWCNEKGDTTCEICQQVFKPGYTVPPPLFTYGGIPMNFRGNWEISRRDLQNLQFISTDSASDNFLDSDGDEFPVPTSRSVLYCHIIAIIFVVLVVLRHTLPFIVYGPGEYSISVAMLLMLRTIGVFLPIYIMVKALSTVQRRRNRQSPQAQAQFLQIP, encoded by the exons ATGGGGGATCATATTGTGATGCTTGTGGATCAGCTTATCCCCGAATCTAGCCTCGAAAGCAGAATCCATTTGCAGCAAGCCTCGCCGGCTGCTCCTGTATCCGTGAAAACAAGCTTTTCTTTCCACAAGATGGATGCCAGAACAAGCAAGTTGGGAGAGTGCAGGATTTGTCACGATGAAGACGAGGAGTCAAACATGGAGGCGCCCTGCTTCTGTCGCGGGAGCTTGAAG TATGCTCATCGTAAGTGCGTGCAGCGATGGTGCAACGAGAAAGGGGATACTACCTGTGAGATTTGCCAACAG GTTTTCAAGCCAGGTTATACGGTACCACCCCCTCTCTTTACTTATGGTGGGATCCCGATGAACTTTAG GGGAAATTGGGAGATATCGAGAAGAGACCTACAAAATCTTCAATTCATATCAACGGACTCCGCCAGTGACAACTTCTTGGATTCAGATGGGGATGAATTCCCAGTCCCCACTTCAAGAAGCGTGCTTTACTGCCATATAATTGCCATCATT TTTGTTGTGCTTGTGGTGCTACGGCATACCCTACCATTCATCGTCTATGGTCCGGGTGAATATTCGATTTCTGTGGCGATG TTGTTGATGTTGCGTACAATCGGAGTTTTCTTGCCTATCTACATTATGGTAAAAGCATTATCAACCGTACAACGCAGACGAAATCGACAG TCTCCACAAGCACAAGCTCAATTCCTCCAAATCCCGTGA